A section of the Rhizobium sp. Pop5 genome encodes:
- a CDS encoding cell envelope integrity EipB family protein: protein MFRSSLAALLLVSASANAWAAAPAVSAAIATGLVAHRAVYDLELKDASDRSGIAGMYGRMVYEFDGNYCQGFTTNFRFVTQINTGDSVRVSDQQTKTFENLKDGKFTFDTKSFTDDQLDKEVNGAAQDQPDGVKVDLTQPASRELQLAESRFPTEHMLDVIQHAKDGKRFFEARVFDGSDDGDKSLVTTTIVGKQEIPVAEEADSGNAGAFSKAAFWPVTIAYFNENAKSDALPVYRMSFKLYENGITRDLTMDYGDFVLTGKLAKLELLDRKAEACK from the coding sequence ATGTTCCGATCGAGTCTTGCCGCTCTGCTTCTCGTCAGCGCTTCCGCCAATGCATGGGCGGCCGCGCCTGCGGTGAGCGCGGCGATCGCGACCGGCCTCGTCGCCCATCGCGCCGTCTACGATCTGGAACTGAAGGACGCCTCGGACCGCTCTGGCATCGCCGGCATGTACGGTCGCATGGTCTATGAATTCGACGGCAACTATTGTCAGGGCTTTACCACCAATTTCCGCTTCGTGACGCAGATCAACACCGGCGACAGCGTGCGCGTCAGCGACCAGCAGACGAAGACCTTCGAAAATCTGAAGGATGGTAAGTTCACCTTCGATACCAAATCCTTCACCGACGACCAACTCGACAAGGAGGTCAACGGTGCTGCCCAGGATCAGCCCGATGGCGTGAAGGTCGATCTCACGCAGCCGGCAAGCCGTGAGCTTCAGCTTGCCGAAAGCCGTTTTCCCACAGAGCACATGCTCGACGTGATCCAGCATGCCAAGGACGGCAAGCGCTTCTTCGAGGCCCGCGTCTTCGACGGCTCTGATGACGGCGACAAGTCGCTGGTAACGACGACGATCGTCGGCAAACAGGAAATCCCTGTTGCCGAGGAGGCCGATTCCGGCAATGCAGGCGCCTTCTCCAAGGCCGCCTTCTGGCCGGTGACCATCGCCTATTTCAATGAGAATGCGAAATCGGACGCGCTGCCTGTCTACCGCATGTCCTTCAAGCTCTATGAGAACGGCATCACCCGCGATCTCACGATGGATTACGGCGATTTCGTCCTGACCGGAAAGCTCGCCAAGCTGGAGCTGCTCGATCGTAAGGCCGAGGCCTGCAAGTAA
- the frr gene encoding ribosome recycling factor: MSEGIDIKELKRRMDGAVSAFKSDIASLRTGRASANILDPVTIEAYGSRMPLNQVANITVPEPRMLTVSVWDKSMVGAVDRGIRESNLGLNPIVDGQNLRIPLPELNEERRKSLVKVAHDYAEKSKVAIRHVRRDGMDGLKKAEKDGVIGQDEGRAQSERVQKMTDETISDIDRLLAEKEKEIMQV; the protein is encoded by the coding sequence ATGAGTGAAGGTATCGACATCAAGGAACTGAAGCGCCGCATGGACGGCGCGGTTTCCGCGTTCAAGAGCGACATTGCATCGCTGCGCACCGGCCGCGCCTCGGCCAATATTCTCGACCCGGTGACGATCGAGGCCTATGGTTCGCGCATGCCGCTGAACCAGGTTGCCAACATCACCGTACCCGAGCCCCGCATGCTGACTGTTTCCGTCTGGGACAAGTCGATGGTCGGCGCAGTCGATCGTGGCATCCGCGAATCCAATCTCGGCCTCAACCCGATCGTTGATGGCCAGAACCTGCGTATCCCGCTGCCGGAACTGAACGAGGAGCGCCGCAAGTCGCTCGTCAAGGTGGCCCATGATTACGCCGAAAAGAGCAAGGTTGCGATTCGTCACGTCCGCCGCGACGGCATGGACGGCCTCAAGAAGGCCGAAAAGGATGGCGTGATCGGCCAGGACGAGGGCAGGGCGCAGTCGGAGCGCGTACAGAAGATGACGGACGAGACGATTTCCGACATCGACCGCTTGCTTGCTGAGAAGGAAAAGGAAATCATGCAGGTCTAA
- a CDS encoding isoprenyl transferase, whose amino-acid sequence MSEAAFVTVPEHVAIIMDGNGRWAKQRGLPRTMGHRKGVETVRETVRAAAAAGIKYLTLFAFSSENWRRPEAEVSDLLGLLKAFIRRDLAELHRQNVRIKVIGDRHTLRSDILGLLLEAEETTKENSALTLVIAFNYGSRDEISRAVVSLARDVEEGRLRAQDITPALINARLDTAGIPDPDLIIRTSGEERLSNFLLWQAAYSEFVFLPEYWPDFSPDVFRSALEKFASRDRRFGGLSSQAAAVGT is encoded by the coding sequence ATGTCGGAAGCTGCATTTGTAACTGTGCCAGAGCATGTTGCCATTATCATGGACGGCAACGGCCGTTGGGCCAAGCAGCGCGGTCTGCCGCGCACGATGGGTCATCGCAAGGGTGTCGAGACGGTGCGCGAGACGGTGCGCGCCGCCGCCGCCGCGGGCATCAAATATCTGACCCTCTTTGCCTTCTCCTCGGAGAACTGGCGACGGCCCGAGGCCGAGGTCTCCGATCTGCTCGGCCTGCTCAAGGCCTTCATTCGGCGCGACCTTGCCGAACTTCATCGCCAGAACGTGCGTATCAAGGTCATCGGCGACCGCCACACCCTGCGAAGCGACATTCTCGGCCTGCTGCTGGAGGCGGAGGAAACGACCAAAGAGAATAGCGCGCTGACGCTCGTCATCGCCTTCAACTACGGCTCGCGTGACGAGATTTCACGCGCCGTGGTGAGCTTGGCTAGAGATGTCGAAGAGGGCCGGCTGAGGGCGCAGGACATTACGCCCGCGCTGATCAACGCCCGGCTCGACACGGCCGGTATCCCCGATCCCGATCTTATCATCCGCACCAGCGGCGAGGAGCGGCTTTCCAATTTCCTTCTTTGGCAGGCCGCCTATTCGGAATTCGTCTTTCTTCCGGAATATTGGCCGGATTTCAGCCCCGATGTCTTTCGCTCTGCGCTCGAAAAATTCGCCTCTCGCGACCGGCGCTTCGGTGGCCTGTCGTCGCAAGCAGCTGCGGTCGGCACCTGA
- a CDS encoding toxic anion resistance protein, translated as MADTDLATVQNAALPVVAADPAEIARISDNINISDRAGISVYGDRAQQTVSDYADRILREVRNKDLGDVGRLLTDIILKSKSLDPASLKEQGFLSRMFLSAKARLERFKEAFEDVAGQIDRIGLELDRHKDTLRRDIALLDDLHEETRQSITRLDAYVQAGKNFAEHFRSVELPKLKAEAEAAATGPGGGILEAQTYQDSLQALDRLEKRVFYLQQARQLGIQQLPQIRIVQAGDETLIENLQATSALTVPAWKQKMVILLGLTRQKSALDLQKAVTDATNDMIRQASEMMKDQAIAIEQQSQRGIVDIDTLAKANKDLIDTISGVLQVQEEGRRKRALAEQQMEQMTIELKKAMTQA; from the coding sequence ATGGCCGACACGGACCTCGCGACTGTTCAGAACGCCGCCCTGCCGGTCGTCGCCGCCGATCCGGCGGAAATTGCCCGCATTTCCGATAACATCAACATCAGCGACCGCGCCGGTATCTCGGTCTATGGCGACCGTGCCCAGCAGACTGTCAGCGACTATGCCGACAGGATCCTGCGCGAGGTTCGCAACAAGGATCTCGGCGACGTGGGCCGCCTGCTGACCGACATCATCCTCAAGTCGAAGAGCCTCGATCCGGCATCGCTGAAGGAGCAGGGTTTCCTCAGCCGCATGTTCCTCTCCGCCAAAGCGCGGCTCGAACGCTTCAAGGAGGCGTTCGAGGATGTGGCCGGCCAAATCGATCGGATCGGCCTCGAGCTCGACCGTCACAAGGATACGCTGAGACGCGACATCGCGTTGCTCGACGACCTTCACGAGGAAACCAGGCAGTCGATCACACGGCTCGACGCCTATGTGCAGGCCGGTAAGAATTTCGCCGAGCATTTCCGCAGCGTCGAGCTGCCGAAGCTGAAGGCTGAGGCCGAAGCAGCAGCGACCGGTCCCGGCGGCGGCATACTGGAAGCGCAAACCTATCAGGACAGCCTGCAGGCGCTCGACCGGCTGGAGAAGCGGGTGTTCTATCTGCAGCAGGCCCGTCAGCTCGGCATCCAGCAATTGCCGCAGATCCGCATCGTCCAGGCGGGCGACGAGACTCTGATCGAGAACCTGCAGGCGACCTCGGCGCTAACAGTGCCGGCCTGGAAGCAGAAGATGGTCATCCTGCTCGGCCTGACGCGGCAGAAATCGGCGCTCGATCTTCAGAAGGCGGTGACCGACGCCACCAATGACATGATCCGTCAGGCGTCGGAGATGATGAAGGACCAGGCGATCGCTATCGAACAGCAATCGCAGCGCGGAATCGTTGATATCGACACGCTTGCCAAGGCGAACAAGGATCTGATCGACACCATATCGGGCGTGCTTCAGGTTCAGGAAGAGGGGCGCCGGAAGCGGGCGCTCGCCGAGCAGCAGATGGAGCAGATGACGATCGAGCTCAAGAAGGCGATGACCCAGGCGTGA
- the rpsB gene encoding 30S ribosomal protein S2, whose amino-acid sequence MALPDFSMRQLLEAGVHFGHQTHRWNPKMKPYIFGDRNNIHIIDLAQTVPMLSRALQVVSDTVARGGRVLFVGTKRQASEIIADSAKRSAQYYVNSRWLGGMMTNWKTISNSIQRLRKLDEILGGEAQGFTKKERLNLEREREKLDKALGGIRDMGGTPDLMFIIDTNKEKIAIDEAKRLGIPVVAIIDSNCDPDLIDYPIPGNDDASRAIALYCELISRAAIDGIARQQSSSGRDLGASSEVPVEPALEEAAEG is encoded by the coding sequence ATGGCATTGCCCGATTTCTCTATGCGCCAGCTTCTCGAAGCAGGCGTCCACTTCGGCCACCAGACGCACCGCTGGAACCCGAAGATGAAGCCGTATATCTTCGGCGACCGTAACAACATCCACATCATCGACCTGGCCCAGACCGTTCCGATGCTGTCGCGCGCCCTTCAGGTCGTCAGCGACACCGTTGCTCGCGGCGGCCGCGTTCTCTTCGTCGGCACCAAGCGCCAGGCGTCCGAGATCATCGCCGATAGCGCCAAGCGCTCGGCCCAGTATTACGTCAACTCGCGCTGGCTCGGCGGCATGATGACGAACTGGAAGACGATCTCCAACTCGATCCAGCGCCTGCGTAAGCTCGACGAAATCCTCGGCGGCGAAGCCCAGGGCTTCACCAAGAAGGAACGTCTGAACCTCGAGCGCGAGCGTGAAAAGCTCGACAAGGCTCTCGGCGGTATCCGCGATATGGGCGGCACTCCCGACCTGATGTTCATCATCGACACCAACAAGGAAAAGATCGCGATCGACGAAGCCAAGCGCCTCGGCATCCCGGTCGTCGCCATCATCGATTCGAACTGCGACCCTGACCTGATCGACTATCCGATCCCGGGCAACGACGACGCATCGCGTGCGATCGCTCTTTACTGCGAGCTGATCTCCCGCGCCGCCATCGATGGCATCGCGCGTCAGCAGAGCTCTTCCGGCCGCGATCTCGGCGCATCCTCCGAAGTTCCGGTCGAGCCGGCTCTCGAGGAAGCAGCCGAAGGCTGA
- a CDS encoding substrate-binding domain-containing protein has protein sequence MALSRRAFGVGLLGAGVVGTGGYFAVRDRPELKGLLGSRTTLFGFVGGEKEAFLADPDVIRALGGYGLTVDSRVAGSVEMVREQALLSQHPQFLWPSSSIMVDIARQNGLGIRNDRVVLNTPVVVYSWQPVVDGLMKAGLVTVTNEGHHQLDLRALLDAILAGADWSKLGVNSLYGRARIVSTDPNRSNSGFMFAGLVLSLFSGNVATSTDLATFSSKVQAIFRNMGFKSPSSGKLFDQYLAGGLGGEPMIVGYENQLVEWILADPARWERIKASAGAKPVVLYPRPTVYSAHPLIVVEETANRLIEALTSPRLQELAWTKHGFRGPLGTATGNADSAVSGLLPAEIDAVLPTPDAGVMLSLLSMLAS, from the coding sequence ATGGCCCTTTCTCGTCGCGCCTTTGGGGTGGGATTGCTCGGAGCCGGTGTCGTCGGCACGGGCGGTTATTTCGCCGTGCGTGATCGGCCGGAACTAAAGGGCCTGCTCGGTAGCCGCACGACGCTGTTCGGCTTCGTGGGCGGGGAGAAGGAGGCCTTCTTGGCCGATCCGGATGTCATCAGGGCGCTCGGCGGATATGGCTTGACGGTTGACAGCCGGGTGGCCGGCTCGGTGGAAATGGTGCGCGAACAGGCGCTGCTGTCGCAGCATCCGCAATTTCTCTGGCCGTCCTCCTCGATCATGGTCGATATCGCCAGGCAGAACGGCCTTGGCATCCGCAACGACCGCGTCGTGCTGAACACGCCTGTTGTCGTCTATTCCTGGCAGCCCGTCGTCGACGGACTGATGAAAGCAGGATTGGTAACGGTGACGAACGAAGGGCATCACCAGCTCGATCTCAGGGCGCTGCTCGATGCCATCCTTGCCGGTGCCGACTGGTCGAAACTTGGCGTCAATTCGCTCTACGGCCGTGCTCGCATTGTCTCGACCGATCCGAACCGCTCCAATTCCGGTTTCATGTTCGCAGGCCTCGTGCTCAGCCTTTTCAGCGGCAATGTCGCGACTTCAACCGATCTTGCCACGTTCAGCAGCAAAGTGCAGGCCATTTTCCGCAACATGGGATTCAAGTCGCCGTCATCAGGCAAGCTTTTCGATCAGTATCTGGCTGGCGGCCTCGGCGGCGAGCCGATGATCGTCGGCTATGAGAATCAGCTGGTCGAGTGGATCCTCGCCGATCCCGCGCGCTGGGAGCGCATCAAGGCGAGCGCAGGCGCAAAGCCGGTGGTGCTCTATCCGCGCCCGACCGTCTATTCCGCGCATCCGCTGATCGTCGTCGAAGAGACCGCCAACCGACTGATCGAGGCCTTGACCAGCCCAAGGCTGCAGGAGCTTGCCTGGACGAAGCATGGGTTCCGCGGTCCGCTCGGGACAGCTACGGGTAATGCAGACAGCGCCGTATCGGGCCTGCTGCCGGCCGAGATCGATGCCGTCCTCCCGACGCCCGACGCCGGTGTCATGCTGTCGCTGCTGTCGATGTTGGCAAGCTGA
- the tsf gene encoding translation elongation factor Ts codes for MSEITAAMVKELREKTGAGMMDCKKALAETSGDMEAAIDWLRAKGIAKADKKSGRTAAEGLIGVASAGTKAVVVEVNSETDFVARNDAFQDLVRGIAKVAVSTDGTVDAIAAATYPASGKSVSDTIKDAVATIGENMNLRRSAALSVEDGVVATYIHNAVSDGLGKLGVLVALKSTGDKEALNAIGRQVAMHIAATAPLAIRPEEVDAAVAERERNVFIEQSRASGKPDNIIEKMVEGRMRKFFEEVALLSQAFVINPDLTVAAAIKEAEKAVGAPIEVAGMARLLLGEGVEKEETDFAAEVAAAVKG; via the coding sequence ATGAGCGAGATTACGGCTGCAATGGTGAAGGAACTGCGCGAGAAGACCGGCGCAGGCATGATGGACTGCAAGAAGGCTCTTGCTGAAACCAGCGGCGACATGGAAGCGGCGATCGACTGGCTGCGCGCCAAGGGCATCGCCAAGGCCGACAAGAAGTCTGGCCGTACCGCTGCCGAAGGCCTCATCGGCGTGGCGAGCGCCGGCACCAAGGCCGTCGTCGTCGAAGTCAACTCGGAAACCGACTTCGTCGCTCGTAACGACGCCTTCCAGGATCTCGTCCGCGGCATCGCCAAGGTCGCCGTATCCACCGACGGCACCGTCGATGCCATTGCCGCTGCGACCTACCCGGCATCCGGCAAGTCCGTCTCCGACACGATCAAGGACGCGGTCGCAACGATCGGCGAGAACATGAACCTGCGCCGTTCGGCTGCGCTTTCCGTCGAAGACGGTGTCGTCGCAACCTATATCCACAATGCCGTTTCCGACGGCCTCGGCAAGCTCGGCGTTCTCGTTGCGCTGAAGTCGACCGGCGACAAGGAAGCCCTGAACGCGATCGGCCGCCAGGTGGCCATGCATATCGCTGCGACCGCGCCGCTGGCGATCCGCCCTGAGGAAGTCGATGCCGCCGTCGCCGAGCGCGAGCGCAACGTCTTCATCGAGCAGTCGCGCGCTTCCGGCAAGCCCGACAACATCATCGAGAAGATGGTCGAAGGCCGCATGCGCAAGTTCTTCGAAGAAGTCGCACTTCTCTCGCAGGCTTTCGTCATCAATCCTGACCTGACGGTTGCTGCTGCTATCAAGGAAGCTGAAAAGGCCGTTGGCGCGCCGATCGAAGTCGCCGGCATGGCCCGCCTTCTGCTCGGCGAAGGCGTCGAGAAGGAAGAGACCGATTTCGCAGCCGAAGTTGCGGCTGCCGTCAAGGGCTGA
- a CDS encoding 5-bromo-4-chloroindolyl phosphate hydrolysis family protein, with product MRNWLGNDGNWIVAGLAAAIIVPLLSFAAGMPYWIAAIIAALVFAGLVILLAPRRLFEGLDIRSIGSGRIAFARDLLEAAVPFAQRLETAADTISDRQTAIAVRHLAEIAADVFGKVEAKPESANAVRRFLSYYLPRAAEVAEGFAVIEAKRAPDPKQLEDVRAVLVKLEDAFVHYADSLVDESLGTLDTDLRLIQASLKEDIGR from the coding sequence ATGCGTAACTGGCTCGGCAATGACGGTAACTGGATCGTGGCGGGGCTGGCGGCGGCAATTATCGTGCCCCTTCTGAGCTTTGCTGCCGGCATGCCCTATTGGATCGCTGCCATCATCGCCGCTTTGGTCTTTGCCGGTCTCGTTATTCTGCTGGCGCCGCGCCGGCTGTTCGAAGGCCTCGATATCAGGAGCATCGGCAGCGGACGCATCGCCTTCGCCCGCGATCTGCTGGAGGCCGCCGTTCCCTTTGCGCAGCGGCTGGAGACCGCCGCCGACACGATCAGCGATCGTCAGACCGCAATCGCTGTTCGCCATCTTGCCGAAATCGCTGCCGATGTCTTTGGCAAGGTTGAGGCCAAACCCGAAAGCGCGAACGCTGTGCGGCGGTTCCTTTCCTATTATCTGCCGCGCGCTGCTGAGGTGGCGGAAGGTTTTGCCGTCATCGAGGCCAAGCGCGCTCCCGACCCCAAGCAGCTGGAAGACGTCCGCGCCGTGCTGGTAAAGCTCGAAGACGCCTTCGTCCATTATGCCGATAGCCTGGTCGATGAGTCGCTCGGCACGCTCGACACTGATCTGCGCCTCATTCAGGCATCGCTCAAAGAGGATATCGGACGCTGA
- a CDS encoding phosphatidate cytidylyltransferase, with translation MQRELKLRIVSGLILAVIVLAATWYGGLAFRALAAVIGLLIYYEWSRITGVARDWVVNAVGWIGEAAIAFLVLVGNFEFAAGMLVGVTAVGIALIIVHGASRWFPAGLFYAGATGLALAAIRSDDRPGLYAMLFVFAVVWATDILAYFVGRALGGPKLAPSISPGKTWSGAIGGAVSAVAAGVFLVHFLLPGAEIIAACVALVLSVCSQSGDLFESFIKRKFGVKDSSRLIPGHGGVMDRVDGLIFACFSAFLLAGLFSVIKGNGMTSLGAALFGL, from the coding sequence ATGCAGAGGGAATTGAAGCTCCGCATCGTTTCGGGACTGATTCTTGCTGTCATTGTTCTTGCGGCCACCTGGTACGGCGGCCTTGCCTTCCGCGCCCTGGCGGCGGTAATCGGCCTGCTGATCTACTATGAATGGTCCAGGATTACGGGCGTCGCGCGTGACTGGGTCGTCAATGCCGTCGGCTGGATCGGCGAGGCGGCGATTGCTTTTCTCGTGCTTGTCGGCAATTTCGAATTTGCCGCCGGCATGCTGGTCGGCGTCACCGCCGTCGGCATCGCTCTGATTATCGTACATGGCGCGAGCCGCTGGTTTCCGGCAGGTCTGTTTTATGCAGGTGCCACCGGCCTGGCCCTTGCCGCGATCAGAAGTGACGATCGGCCGGGCCTATACGCCATGCTCTTCGTCTTCGCCGTCGTTTGGGCAACCGATATCCTGGCCTATTTCGTCGGCCGGGCGCTTGGCGGTCCGAAGCTGGCGCCTTCGATCTCACCAGGAAAGACATGGTCAGGCGCAATAGGCGGCGCCGTTTCAGCGGTCGCGGCCGGCGTCTTTCTCGTGCATTTTCTTCTTCCCGGCGCTGAAATCATCGCCGCTTGCGTGGCGCTTGTTTTGTCGGTTTGCAGCCAGTCGGGTGATCTTTTTGAATCGTTCATCAAGCGGAAATTCGGCGTGAAGGATTCGAGCCGTCTCATTCCGGGGCATGGCGGCGTCATGGACCGGGTCGATGGACTGATTTTCGCCTGCTTTTCGGCGTTCTTGCTTGCTGGGCTTTTTTCCGTGATAAAGGGAAACGGAATGACGTCGCTCGGTGCGGCGTTGTTCGGCCTCTAA
- a CDS encoding RidA family protein, with the protein MSDEIAARLTEMGITLPEAAAPAANYVPYVISGNLLYISGQLPLEGGKVAVSGHLGKTVDVAGGQRGAELCAINILAQAKAALGGDLRRIRRVIKLNGFVASAPDFIEQHLVINGASNLIAGVLGEAGKHARAAVGMAALPLNAAVEIDAIMEIAE; encoded by the coding sequence ATGTCCGATGAAATTGCAGCGCGCCTGACTGAGATGGGGATAACCCTGCCTGAAGCTGCGGCACCCGCCGCAAACTACGTTCCCTATGTCATCAGCGGCAATCTTCTCTACATCTCCGGACAGCTGCCGCTCGAAGGCGGCAAGGTCGCCGTATCAGGCCATCTCGGCAAGACGGTCGACGTTGCGGGCGGCCAGCGCGGCGCCGAACTCTGCGCCATCAATATCCTTGCCCAGGCGAAGGCGGCACTTGGCGGCGATCTCCGCCGCATCCGTCGCGTCATCAAGCTGAATGGCTTCGTCGCTTCCGCGCCCGACTTCATCGAGCAGCATCTCGTCATCAACGGTGCTTCGAACCTGATTGCTGGTGTGCTCGGCGAGGCCGGCAAACATGCGCGCGCTGCCGTCGGCATGGCCGCCCTGCCGCTGAACGCCGCCGTCGAAATTGACGCTATCATGGAAATCGCAGAATGA
- a CDS encoding substrate-binding domain-containing protein — MRALFSSLALLAALILSGCDPFGRGPDFSIVSGSENTVLQPIVEEFCKQKNATCTFKYEGTLDIGLALQSDQGVEQDAVWPASSVWVEMFDTRRRVKSLTSIAQTPVVLGVRKSKAQQLGWIGKDVFMKDILAAVESGSLKFLMTSATQSNSGASAYLAMLSSALGNKPVIEPGDLDDKNVQESVRALLSGVERSSGSSGWLADLYVDSARKGKLYDAMWNYEAVLKETNDKLAALSQEPLYAIYPADGVAMADSPIGFVDHGRGAEVQTFFNDLLAYLRSAPVQQRIADTGRRIPLTGVAAKPEPNWNFDPSRLVTAIRMPEAGVIRQALTLYQAALRKPSLTALCLDFSGSMQGNGEDQLQQAMRFLLTPDEASKVLVQWSPADQIIVIPFDGTVRSTFMASGNPLEQEGLLNEISRQRANGGTNMYACAERALQQIARTDRLSTYLPAIVIMTDGKSDDQSQAFMSEWNATEPHVPIFGITFGDADKTQLDALAKQTSARVFDGGSDLAAAFRTARGYN; from the coding sequence ATGCGAGCGCTGTTTTCGAGCCTGGCACTTCTTGCCGCTCTCATTCTTTCGGGCTGCGATCCCTTCGGCAGGGGGCCGGATTTCTCGATCGTATCGGGATCGGAAAATACCGTCCTGCAGCCGATCGTCGAGGAATTCTGCAAGCAGAAGAACGCCACTTGCACCTTCAAATATGAAGGCACGCTCGATATCGGCCTGGCGCTGCAAAGCGACCAGGGCGTCGAGCAGGATGCTGTCTGGCCGGCTTCCAGCGTGTGGGTCGAGATGTTTGACACCAGGCGCCGCGTCAAGAGCCTCACTTCGATCGCGCAGACGCCGGTGGTGTTGGGCGTGCGCAAGTCGAAGGCGCAACAGCTCGGCTGGATCGGCAAGGACGTCTTCATGAAGGACATTCTTGCCGCGGTCGAAAGTGGATCGCTGAAATTCCTGATGACCTCGGCGACGCAATCCAACTCGGGCGCCAGCGCCTATCTCGCCATGCTGTCGAGCGCGCTCGGCAACAAGCCGGTGATCGAACCCGGCGATCTCGACGACAAAAACGTCCAGGAAAGCGTCCGGGCGCTGCTTTCAGGGGTAGAGCGTTCGTCAGGCTCTTCCGGCTGGCTCGCCGACCTCTATGTCGATTCCGCCCGCAAGGGTAAGCTCTACGATGCGATGTGGAACTACGAAGCGGTGCTGAAGGAGACCAACGATAAGCTCGCCGCCCTCTCGCAGGAGCCGCTTTACGCGATCTATCCGGCCGATGGCGTCGCCATGGCGGATTCGCCGATCGGCTTCGTCGATCACGGCCGCGGTGCGGAAGTCCAGACCTTCTTCAACGATCTGCTCGCCTACCTCCGTTCGGCTCCCGTACAGCAACGCATTGCTGATACCGGCCGGCGCATCCCGCTGACCGGCGTTGCGGCAAAACCGGAACCGAACTGGAATTTCGATCCCTCCCGGCTCGTGACCGCCATCCGTATGCCGGAGGCGGGCGTCATCCGCCAGGCGCTCACTCTTTATCAGGCGGCGCTACGCAAGCCGTCGCTGACTGCGCTGTGCCTGGATTTTTCAGGCTCCATGCAGGGCAATGGCGAGGACCAGTTGCAGCAGGCGATGCGCTTCCTGTTGACGCCCGACGAGGCGAGCAAGGTGCTGGTGCAATGGTCGCCTGCCGACCAGATCATCGTCATTCCCTTCGATGGAACGGTGCGCAGCACCTTCATGGCGAGCGGAAATCCATTGGAGCAGGAAGGCCTGCTGAACGAGATTTCCCGGCAAAGGGCGAATGGCGGCACGAATATGTATGCTTGTGCCGAGCGAGCTCTGCAGCAGATCGCCAGAACCGACAGGCTCTCGACTTATCTGCCGGCGATCGTCATCATGACCGATGGCAAGTCCGATGATCAAAGCCAGGCTTTCATGAGCGAATGGAACGCGACCGAGCCGCATGTACCGATCTTCGGCATCACCTTCGGCGACGCCGACAAGACCCAGCTCGACGCACTTGCAAAGCAGACCTCGGCGCGCGTATTCGACGGCGGTTCGGATCTCGCTGCCGCCTTCCGCACCGCGCGCGGTTATAATTAG
- the pyrH gene encoding UMP kinase: MSLEPVYKRVLLKASGEALMGGQGFGIDVTVADRIASDIAEARHMGVEVGVVVGGGNIFRGVAVASKGGDRVTGDHMGMLGTIINALALATSLRKLNIDTVVLSAISMPEICESFSQRATLYHLSMGRVVIFAGGTGNPFFTTDSAAALRAAEMGAEAIFKGTQVDGIYTADPKKYPDATRFDRLTHQEVLDRGLAVMDVAAVALARENSIPIIVFSIHEKGGFAEILTGGGLKTIVSDN; encoded by the coding sequence ATGTCTTTAGAGCCTGTCTATAAACGCGTTCTACTCAAGGCTTCCGGCGAAGCGCTCATGGGTGGCCAGGGTTTCGGGATTGATGTCACGGTGGCGGACCGCATAGCATCTGATATCGCCGAAGCGAGGCATATGGGCGTGGAAGTCGGCGTCGTCGTCGGTGGCGGCAACATTTTCCGCGGCGTCGCGGTAGCGTCCAAGGGCGGCGATCGGGTGACCGGCGACCATATGGGCATGCTCGGCACCATCATCAACGCGCTCGCGCTGGCGACCTCGCTGCGCAAGCTGAACATCGATACGGTGGTGCTTTCAGCCATCTCCATGCCTGAGATCTGCGAGAGCTTCTCGCAGCGCGCAACTCTCTATCATCTGTCGATGGGTCGCGTGGTGATCTTTGCTGGCGGCACCGGAAATCCCTTCTTCACCACCGATTCTGCCGCAGCACTGCGCGCCGCCGAAATGGGCGCGGAAGCAATCTTCAAGGGCACCCAGGTGGACGGCATCTATACTGCCGATCCCAAGAAATATCCCGATGCGACCCGCTTCGATCGCCTGACCCACCAGGAAGTTCTGGACAGGGGACTTGCGGTCATGGATGTTGCCGCCGTGGCGCTTGCCAGGGAAAATTCCATTCCGATCATCGTCTTCTCGATCCACGAGAAAGGCGGTTTTGCTGAAATCTTGACGGGCGGTGGCCTCAAGACCATCGTCTCCGACAATTGA